A genomic segment from Salvia splendens isolate huo1 chromosome 13, SspV2, whole genome shotgun sequence encodes:
- the LOC121760163 gene encoding V-type proton ATPase subunit G 1-like, with protein MASSSQNGIQLLLSAEQEAQHIVNTARTAKQARLKQAKEEAEKEIAEFRYQMEADFQNKVEESSGDSGANVKRLEQETDARIDHLKAEASRISHDIVSMLLRHVTTVKN; from the exons ATGGCCAGCAGTAGCCAGAACGGAATTCAGCTCTTGTTATCTGCAGAGCAAGAAGCTCAGCACATTGTGAATACTGCTAGAACTG CAAAACAAGCTAGACTGAAGCAGGCAAAAGAAGAGGCCGAGAAAGAAATTGCTGAATTCCGTTATCAAATGGAGGCGGACTTTCAGAATAAGGTTGAGGAG AGCAGTGGAGACTCGGGTGCCAATGTGAAGCGCCTTGAGCAAGAAACTGATGCAAGGATCGATCACCTGAAAGCAGAGGCTTCAAGAATTTCTCATGACATTGTCTCCATGCTTCTAAGACACGTGACAACCGTGAAGAACTAA